The DNA sequence TATTTTACCTTTAGCTATTATTGGCTTTTTAGATGATCGTTTGAATTTACCTTCTTTGGTAAGATATGGGGTGCAATTAGTCACAGCCATTTTAGGGGTGATTCATTACGGTATTTTTCCTCAACCTTGGTTAACTAATATTGGCTTAGTTGGTGTTATTATTGCAGGAATTTTAACGGTTATTGGTTTTACTGCTTTAATCAATTTTTATAACTTTATGGATGGTTTAGATGGTTTTGTGGTTAGTATTACTATCATCCAATTGAGTTTTATCGCTTTTTATCTCAATCAACCGATTTGGTGGCTTTTGATTGGGGCTTTATTTGGTTTTTTGTGGTGGAATTGGTCTCCTGCTAAAATTTTTATGGGAGATGTGGGCAGTACTGTTTTAGGTGCTATAAGTGCGATCGCACTTATTCAAGTTCAAGATACGACTATTGCTTGGTCAAGTTTAGCCATTACTCTACCCATTACTGCTGATACTATCTATACTTTGATTGTCCGCCTACGTCGTAAAGAAAATATATTTCAAGCCCATAGAACCCACATTTATCAAAGATTACAACAATCTGGCTGGAGTCATCGTCAAGTGGCCTTAACTTATAGTATTCTCACAGGTGCGATCGCACTTTTAATTATTAATTTACAAGTAATTGGTAGTTGGTTAAGTTTAATGCTTGTAATTGGTTTAATTTTCTTTGCTGAAAACTATATATCACAACAAATGACTAAACTAAATTAACCTGAGTTTTGGTTAAGCAGATTGAGGTAAAATCCATTCTAAGGAAAGGTGGGGCTTTTTTGGTTGATGACAATATGCGATTAACCCACATAATATATTGACACAGAAATTTATTGGTGAACGATGACGAGAATGTTCTATTTGTGATATGTTTTTGAGCTGATCATTGATTGTTTCGACAATCGCTCGTTTCCGAGATAAAAGTTTGTCATGAAGTCTCATTAATTTGTTCTTCATATTGCGTCTGGGTTTAGCAAAAAACTCAATACCAAAATCTTTCAGTAGCTTTGTGGCTAATTTTTGTGAGACATAACCTCTATCACCAAAAACTTTTCCCCAAAGCTCTTTTAAAAGATCGACTACAGGTTTACGGTCATCGACATTACCTGGGGTTAAACTCATATTCACAATTTCCCCCAGTTCATTGACTACCAGATGGAGTTTAAAACCAAAAAACCAATCCACAGAGGTTTTGCCTCTTTGAGCTAAATTTTTAAATACTTTATGTTGGCGAATACGGCGATTATGACAAACTTGGATCTTAGTAGAATCAATAAAACTAATTCCGGTACAGTTACCAAAACAGTGCTTGAGGTAAACACACAAGGGAATAATCGTTGATGGAATCCATTGGACAAAACGTTGATAACTGGGAAGTTTGGGAAAAGCAGAAGTCCAATATTGTTGAACGTGATTAAGATAAAAATGTTTGAAATTACGGTAATGATTTTGGTGAAAAGCAATGAGAATAGTCATAATTTCACTTAAACACAGACTTTTAGTACGAACACGTTGGACAGCACCATGAGAGATAAGTTTTTGTTGCCATTGAGGCTCAAATTGTTGGCAGAAATCATCGACATGACAAAATAAATAATCTAAATTAAACATAGGGCAGTAGTTAGTTGATGGTTTGTTATATTCAGCTTACTATCTGCCTGTTTTCTTATCCAAAACTGAGGTTAAATTAGTCTGAAAACTTTTAACTTTAACAGGTTTAATATAGACAGTTTGATCATAAATCAAATTAAGATTATCAAATTCTTCTCTACTTAAATGAGCTGTAATTTCCCAACCATCATTTAATAATAATTGTACCTGAATTTCCCATCCCAAATGAATAATTCTCTTCACCTTTGCTTCACTACTAAAATCATCTTTTTCTAGTAGAATATCTAATTCATGAGGGCGAATAAAAATCTCAGAATTTTGATGATTATTCATATT is a window from the Cyanobacterium sp. Dongsha4 genome containing:
- a CDS encoding IS982 family transposase — translated: MFNLDYLFCHVDDFCQQFEPQWQQKLISHGAVQRVRTKSLCLSEIMTILIAFHQNHYRNFKHFYLNHVQQYWTSAFPKLPSYQRFVQWIPSTIIPLCVYLKHCFGNCTGISFIDSTKIQVCHNRRIRQHKVFKNLAQRGKTSVDWFFGFKLHLVVNELGEIVNMSLTPGNVDDRKPVVDLLKELWGKVFGDRGYVSQKLATKLLKDFGIEFFAKPRRNMKNKLMRLHDKLLSRKRAIVETINDQLKNISQIEHSRHRSPINFCVNILCGLIAYCHQPKKPHLSLEWILPQSA
- a CDS encoding glycosyltransferase family 4 protein; protein product: MAFTLTFLVGSFLISLLSVFIIIQNFSKQLLDIPNERSSHVRPTPRGGGLGFIISFIIAILCLQFVSTPYFTVDPFLLVIILPLAIIGFLDDRLNLPSLVRYGVQLVTAILGVIHYGIFPQPWLTNIGLVGVIIAGILTVIGFTALINFYNFMDGLDGFVVSITIIQLSFIAFYLNQPIWWLLIGALFGFLWWNWSPAKIFMGDVGSTVLGAISAIALIQVQDTTIAWSSLAITLPITADTIYTLIVRLRRKENIFQAHRTHIYQRLQQSGWSHRQVALTYSILTGAIALLIINLQVIGSWLSLMLVIGLIFFAENYISQQMTKLN